From Woronichinia naegeliana WA131, the proteins below share one genomic window:
- a CDS encoding Uma2 family endonuclease translates to MTSTLIIPPTLTISQEQFELLATANRDLRLERSPTGELIIMPPTGGNTGRRNAKLITYFVNWNDKNKLGEVFDSSTAFRLPDGSNRSPDVAWVSRERWQSLTPEQQDNFPPLCPDFVVELRSKSDSLKNLQDKMQEYLENGLQLGWLIDIQNQTVEVYRPQQACEVLQKPILLTGESVLRKFSVSLDFLWL, encoded by the coding sequence CTACTTTAATTATTCCCCCCACCCTAACTATTAGCCAAGAACAATTTGAACTTTTGGCTACTGCTAATCGAGATTTACGCTTAGAGCGATCGCCGACGGGAGAGTTAATTATTATGCCGCCAACGGGTGGAAATACAGGCCGACGTAATGCCAAGCTAATCACTTATTTTGTTAATTGGAATGACAAGAATAAGTTAGGAGAAGTATTTGATTCGTCAACCGCCTTTCGATTACCTGATGGGAGTAATAGATCGCCTGATGTAGCTTGGGTAAGTCGGGAAAGATGGCAGAGTTTGACCCCTGAACAACAGGATAATTTTCCGCCGCTTTGTCCTGATTTTGTGGTGGAGTTACGGTCTAAAAGTGATTCTTTGAAAAATTTGCAGGATAAGATGCAGGAGTATTTAGAGAATGGTTTACAGTTGGGCTGGTTAATTGATATTCAAAATCAAACGGTGGAAGTTTATCGGCCTCAACAGGCTTGTGAAGTTTTGCAGAAACCGATTTTATTAACAGGGGAATCGGTGCTACGCAAATTCTCGGTCAGTTTAGATTTTTTATGGTTATAG